The Osmerus eperlanus chromosome 22, fOsmEpe2.1, whole genome shotgun sequence genome window below encodes:
- the zgc:66455 gene encoding uncharacterized protein zgc:66455 isoform X1 — MLRNRNRLLTMFIFLLIFGIFIELCDSTFTSENDAYESPGEDGYAFFALRSCHGVLQGDSGEFFSPDYLCSNPPLWCKWTIQVHPGKHVQLYLKDFTPPDACHLKLDQIQLAEPSGVSGGNKVLEKCWQEAKYTSLSNTLHVVLLIRGSPIPPFRGFYGRYQAFEPPIVYKPHGDDTEGNGKWMKEDVKHETVKPTIFLRDFTTYVPTKEGEPTQPILLESSTPAVQGNYNEMEEYFDLLTSVSNELPLEEDEPVTQQKHSRSSSVQVEADEWSAARTEETVVEKVPLEHNLTWQGMVNHIGDISPPSPLTPAFTSTPTIAIVPTLGTSRLGRSASQTPIQLSNELEVHSPSLNMYSKGVQATVSVINPHTFLHIQSDVRRSVDARSLHVPPATEEHTSYTADVVSVEGSHHVSPPGADQGEDPVMETSWSMNAAEQLPTISSPMPDDEQGNPIAYYPNMVELLSDSREGGRHAQNHTEVPHLPGDHLFEVSVELTFSLEDDSEEHWDHLSSTLLMSTKELIHEQLKILIQSITISSKRIKRLSAGVLYILWLQMADGTEGMKFRSTLHAALQELVSTNISLHGSFEQAMIISLSTADVNECATQLVLCDINAECLNHFGSYACRCRPGFEDASRLGSGGTLCVDLKAAGTEQHHSQEDFMKHQRNPILQPSNSSCVLATSSGMVQGIYVVSFLLSFLLLMLMTVMGVLYHRHHRGTFLVRCRSSSFGSAERNGNNNNDDEGSVSNSDVPPPPPPIRRPKEGWSHPKDCCTTVDLPLLRFSPLHPLDGYMEPGEGTTRGS, encoded by the exons ATGCTACGAAATCGTAATAGATTGCTAACTATGTTTATATTTCTACTGATATTTGGCATATTTATCGAGCTCTGTGACTCTACTTTT ACAAGTGAGAATGACGCTTATGAGTCTccag GAGAAGATGGCTACGCCTTCTTTGCCCTCCGAAGCTGCCACGGGGTCTTGCAAGGTGACAGCGGCGAGTTCTTCTCCCCAGACTACTTGTGCTCCAACCCTCCGTTGTGGTGCAAATGGACCATCCAAGTACACCCTGGGAAACATGTTCAGCTTTACCTGAAAGACTTCACCCCCCCTGACGCCTGCCACCTCAAACTAGACCAGATCCAACTGGCTGAGCCCTCTGGGGTGTCTGGGGGAAACAAGGTGTTGGAGAAGTGCTGGCAGGAGGCCAAGTACACATCCCTGTCCAATACTCTCCATGTGGTCCTGCTCATCAGAGGAAGTCCCATCCCTCCTTTTAGAGGATTCTATGGGAGGTACCAAGCATTTGAACCACCAATTGTGTACAAGCCACATGGCGACGACACAGAGGGAAACGGTAAATGGATGAAGGAAGATGTGAAGCATGAGACAGTAAAGCCGACCATTTTTCTGAGAGATTTTACCACATACGTACCCACCAAGGAGGGTGAACCTACCCAGCCCATTTTACTGGAAAGCTCCACACCGGCAGTGCAGGGAAACTACAATGAGATGGAGGAGTACTTTGACCTGCTCACCTCTGTGTCCAATGAGCTTCCATTAGAAGAAGATGAACCAGTTACTCAACAGAAACACTCTAGGTCGTCTTCTGTTCAGGTTGAGGCAGATGAGTGGAGCGCTGCAAGGACCGAGGAGACTGTAGTGGAGAAGGTACCGCTCGAGCACAATCTAACCTGGCAAGGAATGGTCAACCACATCGGGGATAtaagccctccttcccctctcacccccgcctttacctccacccccaccatagCAATAGTACCCACCCTGGGCACCTCCCGATTAGGGAGGAGTGCCTCTCAAACCCCAATACAGCTCTCCAATGAGTTGGAGGTCCACTCGCCGTCTTTGAACATGTACTCAAAAGGTGTCCAAGCTACAGTGTCTGTCATAAACCCTCACACCTTCCTACACATCCAGTCAGACGTACGCAGGAGTGTGGACGCTCGTTCCCTACACGTCCCCCCTGCCACCGAGGAACACACGTCTTACACAGCCGATGTTGTTTCAGTGGAGGGGTCCCACCACGTGTCTCCACCCGGGGCTGACCAAGGGGAAGATCCCGTTATGGAAACATCATGGAGTATGAATGCCGCCGAGCAGCTGCCGACAATTTCATCCCCCATGCCCGATGACGAGCAGGGTAATCCAATAGCCTATTACCCAAACATGGTGGaactcctgtcagacagcagagaAGGAGGTA GACACGCCCAAAATCACACTGAGGTGCCACACCTACCTGGGG ATCAtctgtttgaagtttctgtTGAGCTCACCTTCTCCCTTGAGGACGATTCTGAGGAGCATTGGGACCATCTCTCGAGTACACTACTGATGTCAACAAAAGAACTA atCCATGAACAATTGAAGATTCTCATTCAATCTATAACAATATCCTCCAAAAGAATAAAAAG GCTGAGTGCTGGAGTGCTGTACATCCTCTGGCTGCAGATGGCAGATGGTACGGAGGGGATGAAGTTCCGAAGCACCCTCCACGCTGCTCTCCAGGAACTGGTCTCGACAAATATCAGTCTCCATGGCAGCTTCGAGCAGGCTATGATCATCTCGCTGTCCACCGCAG ATGTCAATGAATGCGCAACCCAGCTGGTGCTGTGTGACATCAACGCCGAATGCTTGAATCACTTTGGCTCCTATGCCTGCCGCTGCCGGCCCGGGTTCGAGGACGCGTCCCGTCTGGGTTCTGGAGGAACCCTGTGTGTGGACCTTAAGGCTGCCGGTACGGAACAACACCACAGTCAGGAGGACTTTATGAAGCATCAGCGTAACCCTATACTGCAGCCCAGTAACTCTA GCTGTGTGTTGGCAACGTCATCCGGGATGGTTCAAGGCATCTACGTGGTCTCTTTCCTGCTGAGCTTCCTACTCCTGATGTTGATGACCGTCATGGGAGTTCTGTACCACCGCCACCACCGGGGGACCTTCTTGGTCCGCTGCCGGAGCAGCAGCTTTGGGAGCGCTGAGCGCAACGGCAACAATAACAACGATGACGAGGGTTCTGTGTCCAACTCGGACGTGCCCCCTCCACCGCCACCCATACGGCGCCCGAAGGAGGGCTGGTCGCATCCTAAAGACTGCTGCACCACGGTGGACTTGCCTCTGCTGCGTTTCAGCCCCTTGCATCCGCTCGATGGGTACATGGAACCTGGGGAGGGGACTACGAGAGGAAGCTGA
- the zgc:66455 gene encoding uncharacterized protein zgc:66455 isoform X4, which yields MLRNRNRLLTMFIFLLIFGIFIELCDSTFTSENDAYESPGEDGYAFFALRSCHGVLQGDSGEFFSPDYLCSNPPLWCKWTIQVHPGKHVQLYLKDFTPPDACHLKLDQIQLAEPSGVSGGNKVLEKCWQEAKYTSLSNTLHVVLLIRGSPIPPFRGFYGRYQAFEPPIVYKPHGDDTEGNGKWMKEDVKHETVKPTIFLRDFTTYVPTKEGEPTQPILLESSTPAVQGNYNEMEEYFDLLTSVSNELPLEEDEPVTQQKHSRSSSVQVEADEWSAARTEETVVEKVPLEHNLTWQGMVNHIGDISPPSPLTPAFTSTPTIAIVPTLGTSRLGRSASQTPIQLSNELEVHSPSLNMYSKGVQATVSVINPHTFLHIQSDVRRSVDARSLHVPPATEEHTSYTADVVSVEGSHHVSPPGADQGEDPVMETSWSMNAAEQLPTISSPMPDDEQGNPIAYYPNMVELLSDSREGGRHAQNHTEVPHLPGDHLFEVSVELTFSLEDDSEEHWDHLSSTLLMSTKELIHEQLKILIQSITISSKRIKRLSAGVLYILWLQMADGTEGMKFRSTLHAALQELVSTNISLHGSFEQAMIISLSTADVNECATQLVLCDINAECLNHFGSYACRCRPGFEDASRLGSGGTLCVDLKAAGCVLATSSGMVQGIYVVSFLLSFLLLMLMTVMGVLYHRHHRGTFLVRCRSSSFGSAERNGNNNNDDEGSVSNSDVPPPPPPIRRPKEGWSHPKDCCTTVDLPLLRFSPLHPLDGYMEPGEGTTRGS from the exons ATGCTACGAAATCGTAATAGATTGCTAACTATGTTTATATTTCTACTGATATTTGGCATATTTATCGAGCTCTGTGACTCTACTTTT ACAAGTGAGAATGACGCTTATGAGTCTccag GAGAAGATGGCTACGCCTTCTTTGCCCTCCGAAGCTGCCACGGGGTCTTGCAAGGTGACAGCGGCGAGTTCTTCTCCCCAGACTACTTGTGCTCCAACCCTCCGTTGTGGTGCAAATGGACCATCCAAGTACACCCTGGGAAACATGTTCAGCTTTACCTGAAAGACTTCACCCCCCCTGACGCCTGCCACCTCAAACTAGACCAGATCCAACTGGCTGAGCCCTCTGGGGTGTCTGGGGGAAACAAGGTGTTGGAGAAGTGCTGGCAGGAGGCCAAGTACACATCCCTGTCCAATACTCTCCATGTGGTCCTGCTCATCAGAGGAAGTCCCATCCCTCCTTTTAGAGGATTCTATGGGAGGTACCAAGCATTTGAACCACCAATTGTGTACAAGCCACATGGCGACGACACAGAGGGAAACGGTAAATGGATGAAGGAAGATGTGAAGCATGAGACAGTAAAGCCGACCATTTTTCTGAGAGATTTTACCACATACGTACCCACCAAGGAGGGTGAACCTACCCAGCCCATTTTACTGGAAAGCTCCACACCGGCAGTGCAGGGAAACTACAATGAGATGGAGGAGTACTTTGACCTGCTCACCTCTGTGTCCAATGAGCTTCCATTAGAAGAAGATGAACCAGTTACTCAACAGAAACACTCTAGGTCGTCTTCTGTTCAGGTTGAGGCAGATGAGTGGAGCGCTGCAAGGACCGAGGAGACTGTAGTGGAGAAGGTACCGCTCGAGCACAATCTAACCTGGCAAGGAATGGTCAACCACATCGGGGATAtaagccctccttcccctctcacccccgcctttacctccacccccaccatagCAATAGTACCCACCCTGGGCACCTCCCGATTAGGGAGGAGTGCCTCTCAAACCCCAATACAGCTCTCCAATGAGTTGGAGGTCCACTCGCCGTCTTTGAACATGTACTCAAAAGGTGTCCAAGCTACAGTGTCTGTCATAAACCCTCACACCTTCCTACACATCCAGTCAGACGTACGCAGGAGTGTGGACGCTCGTTCCCTACACGTCCCCCCTGCCACCGAGGAACACACGTCTTACACAGCCGATGTTGTTTCAGTGGAGGGGTCCCACCACGTGTCTCCACCCGGGGCTGACCAAGGGGAAGATCCCGTTATGGAAACATCATGGAGTATGAATGCCGCCGAGCAGCTGCCGACAATTTCATCCCCCATGCCCGATGACGAGCAGGGTAATCCAATAGCCTATTACCCAAACATGGTGGaactcctgtcagacagcagagaAGGAGGTA GACACGCCCAAAATCACACTGAGGTGCCACACCTACCTGGGG ATCAtctgtttgaagtttctgtTGAGCTCACCTTCTCCCTTGAGGACGATTCTGAGGAGCATTGGGACCATCTCTCGAGTACACTACTGATGTCAACAAAAGAACTA atCCATGAACAATTGAAGATTCTCATTCAATCTATAACAATATCCTCCAAAAGAATAAAAAG GCTGAGTGCTGGAGTGCTGTACATCCTCTGGCTGCAGATGGCAGATGGTACGGAGGGGATGAAGTTCCGAAGCACCCTCCACGCTGCTCTCCAGGAACTGGTCTCGACAAATATCAGTCTCCATGGCAGCTTCGAGCAGGCTATGATCATCTCGCTGTCCACCGCAG ATGTCAATGAATGCGCAACCCAGCTGGTGCTGTGTGACATCAACGCCGAATGCTTGAATCACTTTGGCTCCTATGCCTGCCGCTGCCGGCCCGGGTTCGAGGACGCGTCCCGTCTGGGTTCTGGAGGAACCCTGTGTGTGGACCTTAAGGCTGCCG GCTGTGTGTTGGCAACGTCATCCGGGATGGTTCAAGGCATCTACGTGGTCTCTTTCCTGCTGAGCTTCCTACTCCTGATGTTGATGACCGTCATGGGAGTTCTGTACCACCGCCACCACCGGGGGACCTTCTTGGTCCGCTGCCGGAGCAGCAGCTTTGGGAGCGCTGAGCGCAACGGCAACAATAACAACGATGACGAGGGTTCTGTGTCCAACTCGGACGTGCCCCCTCCACCGCCACCCATACGGCGCCCGAAGGAGGGCTGGTCGCATCCTAAAGACTGCTGCACCACGGTGGACTTGCCTCTGCTGCGTTTCAGCCCCTTGCATCCGCTCGATGGGTACATGGAACCTGGGGAGGGGACTACGAGAGGAAGCTGA
- the zgc:66455 gene encoding uncharacterized protein zgc:66455 isoform X3 codes for MLRNRNRLLTMFIFLLIFGIFIELCDSTFTSENDAYESPGEDGYAFFALRSCHGVLQGDSGEFFSPDYLCSNPPLWCKWTIQVHPGKHVQLYLKDFTPPDACHLKLDQIQLAEPSGVSGGNKVLEKCWQEAKYTSLSNTLHVVLLIRGSPIPPFRGFYGRYQAFEPPIVYKPHGDDTEGNGKWMKEDVKHETVKPTIFLRDFTTYVPTKEGEPTQPILLESSTPAVQGNYNEMEEYFDLLTSVSNELPLEEDEPVTQQKHSRSSSVQVEADEWSAARTEETVVEKVPLEHNLTWQGMVNHIGDISPPSPLTPAFTSTPTIAIVPTLGTSRLGRSASQTPIQLSNELEVHSPSLNMYSKGVQATVSVINPHTFLHIQSDVRRSVDARSLHVPPATEEHTSYTADVVSVEGSHHVSPPGADQGEDPVMETSWSMNAAEQLPTISSPMPDDEQGHAQNHTEVPHLPGDHLFEVSVELTFSLEDDSEEHWDHLSSTLLMSTKELIHEQLKILIQSITISSKRIKRLSAGVLYILWLQMADGTEGMKFRSTLHAALQELVSTNISLHGSFEQAMIISLSTADVNECATQLVLCDINAECLNHFGSYACRCRPGFEDASRLGSGGTLCVDLKAAGTEQHHSQEDFMKHQRNPILQPSNSSCVLATSSGMVQGIYVVSFLLSFLLLMLMTVMGVLYHRHHRGTFLVRCRSSSFGSAERNGNNNNDDEGSVSNSDVPPPPPPIRRPKEGWSHPKDCCTTVDLPLLRFSPLHPLDGYMEPGEGTTRGS; via the exons ATGCTACGAAATCGTAATAGATTGCTAACTATGTTTATATTTCTACTGATATTTGGCATATTTATCGAGCTCTGTGACTCTACTTTT ACAAGTGAGAATGACGCTTATGAGTCTccag GAGAAGATGGCTACGCCTTCTTTGCCCTCCGAAGCTGCCACGGGGTCTTGCAAGGTGACAGCGGCGAGTTCTTCTCCCCAGACTACTTGTGCTCCAACCCTCCGTTGTGGTGCAAATGGACCATCCAAGTACACCCTGGGAAACATGTTCAGCTTTACCTGAAAGACTTCACCCCCCCTGACGCCTGCCACCTCAAACTAGACCAGATCCAACTGGCTGAGCCCTCTGGGGTGTCTGGGGGAAACAAGGTGTTGGAGAAGTGCTGGCAGGAGGCCAAGTACACATCCCTGTCCAATACTCTCCATGTGGTCCTGCTCATCAGAGGAAGTCCCATCCCTCCTTTTAGAGGATTCTATGGGAGGTACCAAGCATTTGAACCACCAATTGTGTACAAGCCACATGGCGACGACACAGAGGGAAACGGTAAATGGATGAAGGAAGATGTGAAGCATGAGACAGTAAAGCCGACCATTTTTCTGAGAGATTTTACCACATACGTACCCACCAAGGAGGGTGAACCTACCCAGCCCATTTTACTGGAAAGCTCCACACCGGCAGTGCAGGGAAACTACAATGAGATGGAGGAGTACTTTGACCTGCTCACCTCTGTGTCCAATGAGCTTCCATTAGAAGAAGATGAACCAGTTACTCAACAGAAACACTCTAGGTCGTCTTCTGTTCAGGTTGAGGCAGATGAGTGGAGCGCTGCAAGGACCGAGGAGACTGTAGTGGAGAAGGTACCGCTCGAGCACAATCTAACCTGGCAAGGAATGGTCAACCACATCGGGGATAtaagccctccttcccctctcacccccgcctttacctccacccccaccatagCAATAGTACCCACCCTGGGCACCTCCCGATTAGGGAGGAGTGCCTCTCAAACCCCAATACAGCTCTCCAATGAGTTGGAGGTCCACTCGCCGTCTTTGAACATGTACTCAAAAGGTGTCCAAGCTACAGTGTCTGTCATAAACCCTCACACCTTCCTACACATCCAGTCAGACGTACGCAGGAGTGTGGACGCTCGTTCCCTACACGTCCCCCCTGCCACCGAGGAACACACGTCTTACACAGCCGATGTTGTTTCAGTGGAGGGGTCCCACCACGTGTCTCCACCCGGGGCTGACCAAGGGGAAGATCCCGTTATGGAAACATCATGGAGTATGAATGCCGCCGAGCAGCTGCCGACAATTTCATCCCCCATGCCCGATGACGAGCAGG GACACGCCCAAAATCACACTGAGGTGCCACACCTACCTGGGG ATCAtctgtttgaagtttctgtTGAGCTCACCTTCTCCCTTGAGGACGATTCTGAGGAGCATTGGGACCATCTCTCGAGTACACTACTGATGTCAACAAAAGAACTA atCCATGAACAATTGAAGATTCTCATTCAATCTATAACAATATCCTCCAAAAGAATAAAAAG GCTGAGTGCTGGAGTGCTGTACATCCTCTGGCTGCAGATGGCAGATGGTACGGAGGGGATGAAGTTCCGAAGCACCCTCCACGCTGCTCTCCAGGAACTGGTCTCGACAAATATCAGTCTCCATGGCAGCTTCGAGCAGGCTATGATCATCTCGCTGTCCACCGCAG ATGTCAATGAATGCGCAACCCAGCTGGTGCTGTGTGACATCAACGCCGAATGCTTGAATCACTTTGGCTCCTATGCCTGCCGCTGCCGGCCCGGGTTCGAGGACGCGTCCCGTCTGGGTTCTGGAGGAACCCTGTGTGTGGACCTTAAGGCTGCCGGTACGGAACAACACCACAGTCAGGAGGACTTTATGAAGCATCAGCGTAACCCTATACTGCAGCCCAGTAACTCTA GCTGTGTGTTGGCAACGTCATCCGGGATGGTTCAAGGCATCTACGTGGTCTCTTTCCTGCTGAGCTTCCTACTCCTGATGTTGATGACCGTCATGGGAGTTCTGTACCACCGCCACCACCGGGGGACCTTCTTGGTCCGCTGCCGGAGCAGCAGCTTTGGGAGCGCTGAGCGCAACGGCAACAATAACAACGATGACGAGGGTTCTGTGTCCAACTCGGACGTGCCCCCTCCACCGCCACCCATACGGCGCCCGAAGGAGGGCTGGTCGCATCCTAAAGACTGCTGCACCACGGTGGACTTGCCTCTGCTGCGTTTCAGCCCCTTGCATCCGCTCGATGGGTACATGGAACCTGGGGAGGGGACTACGAGAGGAAGCTGA
- the b3gnt2a gene encoding N-acetyllactosaminide beta-1,3-N-acetylglucosaminyltransferase 2a, protein MHAGQRKSRVLCLMMMLNILICILVGVSLNLGQEKGGSQKIRIPSTKFWSKHTVSKSYWNKEQQRLGFLYNPLIGTVLTNDTLSELPDWLNNTSPIGSCEPDYSVTTKISDYNSLPQRFQDFLLNMRCRSYPMVMDQPHVCKGKPFLLLAIKSLTSHFDRRQAIRESWGKAGILANQTVVTVFLLGNSTAVDHFPDLSGMLRHEAKLHRDIVQWDFRDSFFNLTLKDVLFLEWLNKRCPNTKYIFKGDDDVFVNTLRILDFLKGLPRKKASDLFIGDVITNAGPHRDRKLKYFIPESVFVGGYPPYAGGGGFLYSGELGIRLYNISQQVPLYPIDDVYTGMCMKRLGLVPEKHKGFQTFDIEEKYRNNPCVYKGLMLVHSRTPQEMIQIWAWLNNPDIECQ, encoded by the coding sequence ATGCATGCTGGGCAGAGGAAATCAAGGGTCCTGTGTCTCATGATGATGCTGAATATCTTAATCTGTATCCTGGTGGGGGTGTCATTAAACCTGGGTCAGGAGAAGGGTGGGAGTCAGAAGATTCGGATCCCCTCGACAAAGTTCTGGAGCAAGCACACGGTGAGCAAGTCCTACTGGAACAAGGAGCAGCAGAGGCTGGGCTTCCTCTACAACCCCCTCATTGGGACTGTGCTGACCAATGACACCCTCTCTGAGCTCCCTGATTGGCTTAACAATACAAGCCCCATTGGTTCCTGTGAACCGGACTACAGCGTCACTACAAAGATCTCGGACTACAACTCCCTTCCTCAGCGCTTCCAAGACTTCCTGTTGAATATGCGCTGCCGGTCGTACCCCATGGTAATGGACCAGCCTCATGTGTGTAAAGGCAAACCCTTCCTGCTATTGGCCATCAAGTCTCTTACGTCCCACTTTGACCGCCGGCAGGCCATTCGTGAATCTTGGGGAAAGGCGGGCATCTTAGCCAATCAAACAGTGGTCACTGTGTTTTTGCTGGGCAATTCCACAGCTGTTGACCACTTCCCAGACCTTTCAGGGATGCTGCGTCATGAGGCAAAGCTTCACAGAGACATAGTCCAATGGGATTTCAGGGACTCCTTTTTCAATCTAACTCTCAAAGATGTACTCTTTTTGGAGTGGTTGAACAAGAGGTGCCCGAACACCAAGTACATTTTCAAGGGGGACGATGATGTCTTTGTCAACACCTTgagaattttagactttttaaaaGGTCTCCCAAGAAAAAAAGCCTCGGATCTCTTCATAGGGGATGTGATTACCAACGCTGGCCCCCACAGGGACAGGAAACTCAAGTACTTTATACCCGAGAGTGTGTTTGTCGGGGGTTACCCGCCTTacgcagggggtggagggtttTTGTACTCGGGGGAACTGGGAATTCGCCTCTACAACATCTCCCAACAAGTGCCACTCTACCCCATCGATGACGTGTACACGGGGATGTGTATGAAAAGGCTGGGGTTggtcccagagaaacacaaaggcTTCCAGACTTTTGACATTGAGGAAAAGTACAGGAATAACCCATGCGTCTACAAAGGCTTGATGCTAGTTCACAGTAGGACGCCACAGGAAATGATTCAGATATGGGCTTGGCTCAACAATCCTGACATTGAATGCCAGTGA
- the zgc:66455 gene encoding uncharacterized protein zgc:66455 isoform X2, which yields MLRNRNRLLTMFIFLLIFGIFIELCDSTFTSENDAYESPGEDGYAFFALRSCHGVLQGDSGEFFSPDYLCSNPPLWCKWTIQVHPGKHVQLYLKDFTPPDACHLKLDQIQLAEPSGVSGGNKVLEKCWQEAKYTSLSNTLHVVLLIRGSPIPPFRGFYGRYQAFEPPIVYKPHGDDTEGNGKWMKEDVKHETVKPTIFLRDFTTYVPTKEGEPTQPILLESSTPAVQGNYNEMEEYFDLLTSVSNELPLEEDEPVTQQKHSRSSSVQVEADEWSAARTEETVVEKVPLEHNLTWQGMVNHIGDISPPSPLTPAFTSTPTIAIVPTLGTSRLGRSASQTPIQLSNELEVHSPSLNMYSKGVQATVSVINPHTFLHIQSDVRRSVDARSLHVPPATEEHTSYTADVVSVEGSHHVSPPGADQGEDPVMETSWSMNAAEQLPTISSPMPDDEQGNPIAYYPNMVELLSDSREGGHAQNHTEVPHLPGDHLFEVSVELTFSLEDDSEEHWDHLSSTLLMSTKELIHEQLKILIQSITISSKRIKRLSAGVLYILWLQMADGTEGMKFRSTLHAALQELVSTNISLHGSFEQAMIISLSTADVNECATQLVLCDINAECLNHFGSYACRCRPGFEDASRLGSGGTLCVDLKAAGTEQHHSQEDFMKHQRNPILQPSNSSCVLATSSGMVQGIYVVSFLLSFLLLMLMTVMGVLYHRHHRGTFLVRCRSSSFGSAERNGNNNNDDEGSVSNSDVPPPPPPIRRPKEGWSHPKDCCTTVDLPLLRFSPLHPLDGYMEPGEGTTRGS from the exons ATGCTACGAAATCGTAATAGATTGCTAACTATGTTTATATTTCTACTGATATTTGGCATATTTATCGAGCTCTGTGACTCTACTTTT ACAAGTGAGAATGACGCTTATGAGTCTccag GAGAAGATGGCTACGCCTTCTTTGCCCTCCGAAGCTGCCACGGGGTCTTGCAAGGTGACAGCGGCGAGTTCTTCTCCCCAGACTACTTGTGCTCCAACCCTCCGTTGTGGTGCAAATGGACCATCCAAGTACACCCTGGGAAACATGTTCAGCTTTACCTGAAAGACTTCACCCCCCCTGACGCCTGCCACCTCAAACTAGACCAGATCCAACTGGCTGAGCCCTCTGGGGTGTCTGGGGGAAACAAGGTGTTGGAGAAGTGCTGGCAGGAGGCCAAGTACACATCCCTGTCCAATACTCTCCATGTGGTCCTGCTCATCAGAGGAAGTCCCATCCCTCCTTTTAGAGGATTCTATGGGAGGTACCAAGCATTTGAACCACCAATTGTGTACAAGCCACATGGCGACGACACAGAGGGAAACGGTAAATGGATGAAGGAAGATGTGAAGCATGAGACAGTAAAGCCGACCATTTTTCTGAGAGATTTTACCACATACGTACCCACCAAGGAGGGTGAACCTACCCAGCCCATTTTACTGGAAAGCTCCACACCGGCAGTGCAGGGAAACTACAATGAGATGGAGGAGTACTTTGACCTGCTCACCTCTGTGTCCAATGAGCTTCCATTAGAAGAAGATGAACCAGTTACTCAACAGAAACACTCTAGGTCGTCTTCTGTTCAGGTTGAGGCAGATGAGTGGAGCGCTGCAAGGACCGAGGAGACTGTAGTGGAGAAGGTACCGCTCGAGCACAATCTAACCTGGCAAGGAATGGTCAACCACATCGGGGATAtaagccctccttcccctctcacccccgcctttacctccacccccaccatagCAATAGTACCCACCCTGGGCACCTCCCGATTAGGGAGGAGTGCCTCTCAAACCCCAATACAGCTCTCCAATGAGTTGGAGGTCCACTCGCCGTCTTTGAACATGTACTCAAAAGGTGTCCAAGCTACAGTGTCTGTCATAAACCCTCACACCTTCCTACACATCCAGTCAGACGTACGCAGGAGTGTGGACGCTCGTTCCCTACACGTCCCCCCTGCCACCGAGGAACACACGTCTTACACAGCCGATGTTGTTTCAGTGGAGGGGTCCCACCACGTGTCTCCACCCGGGGCTGACCAAGGGGAAGATCCCGTTATGGAAACATCATGGAGTATGAATGCCGCCGAGCAGCTGCCGACAATTTCATCCCCCATGCCCGATGACGAGCAGGGTAATCCAATAGCCTATTACCCAAACATGGTGGaactcctgtcagacagcagagaAGGAG GACACGCCCAAAATCACACTGAGGTGCCACACCTACCTGGGG ATCAtctgtttgaagtttctgtTGAGCTCACCTTCTCCCTTGAGGACGATTCTGAGGAGCATTGGGACCATCTCTCGAGTACACTACTGATGTCAACAAAAGAACTA atCCATGAACAATTGAAGATTCTCATTCAATCTATAACAATATCCTCCAAAAGAATAAAAAG GCTGAGTGCTGGAGTGCTGTACATCCTCTGGCTGCAGATGGCAGATGGTACGGAGGGGATGAAGTTCCGAAGCACCCTCCACGCTGCTCTCCAGGAACTGGTCTCGACAAATATCAGTCTCCATGGCAGCTTCGAGCAGGCTATGATCATCTCGCTGTCCACCGCAG ATGTCAATGAATGCGCAACCCAGCTGGTGCTGTGTGACATCAACGCCGAATGCTTGAATCACTTTGGCTCCTATGCCTGCCGCTGCCGGCCCGGGTTCGAGGACGCGTCCCGTCTGGGTTCTGGAGGAACCCTGTGTGTGGACCTTAAGGCTGCCGGTACGGAACAACACCACAGTCAGGAGGACTTTATGAAGCATCAGCGTAACCCTATACTGCAGCCCAGTAACTCTA GCTGTGTGTTGGCAACGTCATCCGGGATGGTTCAAGGCATCTACGTGGTCTCTTTCCTGCTGAGCTTCCTACTCCTGATGTTGATGACCGTCATGGGAGTTCTGTACCACCGCCACCACCGGGGGACCTTCTTGGTCCGCTGCCGGAGCAGCAGCTTTGGGAGCGCTGAGCGCAACGGCAACAATAACAACGATGACGAGGGTTCTGTGTCCAACTCGGACGTGCCCCCTCCACCGCCACCCATACGGCGCCCGAAGGAGGGCTGGTCGCATCCTAAAGACTGCTGCACCACGGTGGACTTGCCTCTGCTGCGTTTCAGCCCCTTGCATCCGCTCGATGGGTACATGGAACCTGGGGAGGGGACTACGAGAGGAAGCTGA